The Arthrobacter sp. NicSoilC5 genome has a window encoding:
- a CDS encoding serine hydrolase domain-containing protein — MQAASVTKTMTAVAVLRFADGHLIGLDDPVTDVFPEFTTVLKLPGPITVRQLLSHTAGMPEADDALPVDVDFRPVLSRRWSVAWSCQGPYLGSIKRRVFRVLLHLQLEALVDVLAPVVVSAPRGHFYSKCRHGADATVFW; from the coding sequence GTGCAGGCCGCCAGCGTTACCAAAACCATGACAGCCGTGGCCGTGCTCAGGTTTGCCGACGGCCACCTCATCGGACTCGACGACCCCGTCACCGATGTCTTTCCAGAATTCACAACTGTCCTCAAGCTTCCAGGTCCGATCACCGTGCGGCAACTGCTCAGCCACACAGCCGGGATGCCCGAGGCCGACGATGCGCTGCCTGTCGATGTTGACTTCCGCCCCGTCCTCTCCCGACGATGGAGCGTGGCTTGGAGCTGTCAGGGACCCTACCTGGGAAGCATCAAGCGTCGGGTCTTTCGAGTACTCCTCCACTTGCAGCTTGAGGCGCTGGTGGACGTACTGGCACCGGTTGTCGTCAGTGCTCCCCGAGGCCATTTTTACTCGAAATGCCGGCACGGTGCGGACGCGACAGTTTTCTGGTGA
- a CDS encoding DUF1852 domain-containing protein has product MADDFTFSITTTPFDEDYSPSEGSRITTNFANLARGEHRQENLRNALTMIRRRFNDLASWDNPDRDRYTLELEIVSVQIDFTAEGTDRQFPLFEVLDIQIVDQLNGVRHQGIVGNNFSSYVRDFDFSVVLPAAAADSGKPTVPEDFGDLHGKLFQQFLDSPACQERFPQPPVVCISVSTSKTYRRTENHHPVLGVEYSQDEFSLTDAYFAKMGLQVRYFMPRGSVAPLAFYFRGDLLNDYSNLQLIGTISTMETFQKIYRPEVYNANSAAAAVYQPSLGEQDFSRTQIAYDRVERSQLAITQAKYTEEHFITPHKDLLDRWTAKYPALVN; this is encoded by the coding sequence ATGGCAGACGACTTCACCTTCAGCATCACCACCACGCCCTTCGACGAGGACTACTCCCCCTCGGAAGGCTCGCGGATCACCACGAATTTCGCCAACCTCGCACGGGGCGAGCACCGCCAGGAGAACCTCCGCAACGCCTTGACCATGATTCGGCGCCGCTTCAACGATCTCGCAAGCTGGGACAACCCGGACCGGGACCGCTACACGCTGGAGCTTGAGATCGTTTCCGTGCAGATAGATTTCACTGCCGAAGGTACGGATCGGCAGTTCCCCCTGTTCGAGGTCCTCGACATCCAGATCGTCGACCAACTGAACGGGGTCCGCCACCAGGGGATCGTGGGAAACAACTTCTCCTCCTACGTCCGCGACTTCGACTTCAGCGTGGTACTGCCGGCGGCAGCAGCTGACTCGGGCAAGCCCACCGTACCCGAGGACTTCGGAGACCTTCACGGCAAGCTGTTCCAGCAATTCCTCGATTCGCCCGCCTGCCAGGAACGCTTCCCGCAGCCGCCAGTGGTGTGCATCAGCGTCTCCACGAGCAAGACGTACCGGCGGACGGAAAACCATCACCCGGTCCTGGGCGTCGAGTACTCACAGGACGAGTTCTCGCTGACGGACGCGTACTTCGCAAAGATGGGGCTGCAGGTTCGCTACTTCATGCCACGCGGCAGCGTGGCTCCCCTCGCCTTCTATTTCCGCGGCGACCTGCTCAACGACTACTCCAACCTGCAGCTCATCGGCACGATCAGCACCATGGAGACGTTCCAGAAGATCTACCGCCCGGAGGTCTACAACGCGAACTCCGCCGCCGCCGCCGTCTACCAGCCGAGCCTGGGCGAGCAGGATTTCTCGCGGACCCAGATCGCCTACGACCGCGTCGAGCGCAGTCAGCTCGCGATCACCCAGGCGAAGTACACCGAGGAACACTTCATTACGCCCCACAAGGATCTATTGGACCGGTGGACCGCCAAATACCCCGCACTCGTCAACTGA
- a CDS encoding methionine synthase, with the protein MNTLLPTTVVGSLPKPSWLAQPETLWSPWKLEGESLLEGKQDALRIAIQEQSRRGIDIVSDGEQTRQHFVTTFIEHLVGVDFEQRKTVRIRDRYDASVPTVVGPVRRERPVFVEDAKFLRSTTDKPIKWTLPGPMTMVDTLYDDHYKSREKLAWEFAAILNQEAKELEAAGVDIIQFDEPAFNVFLDEVKDWGVAALERAAEGLRAETAVHICYGYGIKANNEWKATLGSQWRQYEETFPLLQSSSIDIISLESQNSHVPMDLIELLRGKKVMLGAIDVASETIETPEEVADTLRKALQFVDADKLLPSSNCGMAPFPRDVALAKLSALSAGTTIVREELARSTPKVS; encoded by the coding sequence ATGAACACACTTTTGCCCACCACCGTTGTCGGAAGCCTGCCCAAACCATCCTGGCTCGCACAGCCGGAGACTCTTTGGTCCCCTTGGAAACTTGAGGGAGAGTCGTTGCTCGAGGGAAAGCAGGATGCGCTGCGCATTGCCATCCAGGAGCAGAGTCGGCGAGGCATCGACATCGTCAGCGACGGCGAGCAAACCCGCCAGCACTTCGTCACCACCTTCATCGAGCATCTCGTCGGGGTGGACTTTGAACAGCGCAAGACCGTGCGCATCCGTGACCGTTACGACGCGAGCGTGCCAACCGTCGTCGGGCCGGTGCGCCGCGAACGGCCGGTATTCGTCGAAGACGCCAAATTCCTCCGCTCAACTACCGACAAGCCGATCAAATGGACTCTTCCCGGTCCGATGACGATGGTGGATACGCTTTACGATGACCACTACAAGAGCCGCGAGAAGCTCGCTTGGGAGTTCGCCGCGATCCTGAACCAGGAGGCAAAGGAACTCGAGGCGGCCGGCGTGGACATCATCCAGTTCGACGAGCCCGCGTTCAATGTCTTCCTCGATGAGGTCAAGGACTGGGGCGTGGCTGCGCTTGAGAGAGCGGCAGAAGGCCTGCGTGCGGAGACCGCCGTGCACATCTGCTACGGATACGGGATCAAGGCGAATAATGAATGGAAGGCGACGCTCGGCTCACAGTGGCGGCAGTACGAGGAAACGTTCCCGCTGCTCCAGAGCTCCAGCATCGACATCATCTCGCTGGAATCGCAGAACTCCCACGTGCCCATGGACCTCATCGAGCTCCTCCGGGGCAAGAAAGTCATGCTCGGGGCAATCGACGTCGCAAGCGAGACCATCGAGACCCCGGAGGAGGTCGCCGACACCCTCCGCAAGGCCCTGCAGTTCGTCGATGCGGACAAGCTCCTGCCCAGCTCGAACTGCGGCATGGCACCGTTCCCCCGGGATGTCGCACTGGCCAAGCTGAGTGCTCTCAGCGCAGGGACGACCATCGTTCGCGAAGAACTGGCCCGCTCCACCCCCAAGGTGTCATAA
- a CDS encoding amidohydrolase family protein, giving the protein MIGLPAAATDTHAHIFEPTLMSVADARYVPDYAATLEQYLDMLTAHGVDRGVLVQPSFLGSDNSYLLSALAAAPARLRGVIVVSPEHVCSELSEGRVEDLHKAGVRGVRLNLIGQPLPDLSSPAWQSAAVTMAQHGWHLEIQAIGQQWLHLAPALRAWPGKLVIDHLGLPHSEYPEALRTVLELALLGHVWVKVSGPYRSSRQHAAMVFAELLEQGCAARLVFGSDWPFTRHEEHRFTDVLDWAQALAGDDLLRNMMTTNPASLLGWPAPSDDPASKPMLHL; this is encoded by the coding sequence ATGATTGGATTGCCCGCCGCTGCGACTGATACCCACGCGCATATCTTTGAACCGACCCTAATGTCCGTCGCTGATGCCAGGTACGTGCCGGATTACGCCGCCACCTTGGAGCAGTATCTCGACATGCTGACCGCCCACGGAGTGGATCGGGGCGTTCTGGTGCAGCCGAGCTTTCTGGGATCGGACAACAGCTATCTTCTGTCCGCCCTCGCAGCCGCACCGGCGAGGCTTCGCGGAGTTATCGTGGTGTCACCAGAACACGTTTGCTCCGAACTCTCCGAAGGGAGAGTGGAAGACCTGCACAAGGCAGGGGTCCGCGGTGTCCGGCTGAATCTCATCGGCCAGCCACTGCCGGACCTCTCTTCTCCGGCATGGCAATCCGCGGCGGTCACGATGGCACAGCACGGATGGCACCTGGAAATCCAGGCTATCGGGCAGCAATGGCTTCATCTCGCACCGGCCCTCCGAGCCTGGCCAGGAAAACTGGTCATAGACCACCTGGGACTACCACACTCTGAATATCCCGAAGCGCTTCGCACGGTGCTTGAGCTCGCCCTCCTCGGACATGTCTGGGTCAAAGTCTCCGGCCCGTACCGGTCCTCCCGCCAACACGCCGCGATGGTGTTCGCCGAACTCTTGGAGCAAGGTTGCGCAGCCAGACTCGTCTTCGGCAGCGATTGGCCATTCACCAGGCACGAAGAACATAGATTCACGGATGTCCTGGACTGGGCCCAAGCCCTGGCAGGGGACGATCTCCTCCGGAACATGATGACAACAAACCCAGCTTCCCTCCTCGGATGGCCGGCTCCATCCGATGACCCAGCCTCAAAGCCGATGCTCCATTTGTGA
- a CDS encoding flavin reductase family protein: protein MFHAYPADTWLEAPQQSFPSSLSADEFKALFRGHPGGVAVVTADAGEGPVALTVSSVVSVSADPPLLIFSVSALSSSSEVLSRAETVVVHLLDAHDVDLAKLGATPGADRFDQTHRWSALATGEAVYDDVRAWVRCAVIDRMEVGTSTIIAVHALESRVMRDVQAGEPGDALVYHNRSWHRLGEHSKLEG from the coding sequence GTGTTTCACGCCTACCCCGCAGACACTTGGCTCGAGGCTCCGCAGCAAAGCTTCCCGTCTTCCCTCTCGGCCGATGAATTCAAAGCACTGTTCCGTGGGCACCCGGGAGGTGTCGCCGTCGTCACGGCCGATGCCGGCGAAGGGCCTGTGGCGCTGACGGTATCGTCGGTCGTGTCGGTGAGTGCGGACCCTCCGTTGCTGATCTTCTCGGTCTCGGCACTGTCTTCTTCGTCCGAGGTGCTGTCGCGCGCCGAGACCGTCGTCGTGCACCTGCTGGACGCGCACGACGTCGACCTGGCCAAGTTGGGAGCGACCCCCGGCGCCGACCGCTTTGACCAGACGCACCGCTGGTCGGCCCTTGCAACCGGCGAAGCGGTGTATGACGATGTCCGCGCTTGGGTGCGCTGCGCCGTCATCGATCGCATGGAGGTGGGGACTTCCACCATCATCGCCGTTCACGCCCTGGAGTCCCGTGTGATGCGTGACGTCCAAGCGGGCGAACCCGGCGACGCTCTGGTCTACCACAACCGTTCATGGCACCGCCTGGGCGAGCATTCCAAGCTTGAAGGCTGA
- a CDS encoding LysR family transcriptional regulator, with the protein MAQISSGLTLQQLRYFIEVAAEGSISAAADLLYVAQPTMSASMKDLEARVGRALLVRSARGVTLTEDGAEFLGYARQVVEQFALLEQRYLGRPPRRRLLGVSTQHYSFAVDAFVRMVKATDVAEYEFSLRESRTWDIIEDVRTLRSEVGILYRNDFNRKVIDKLLRESGLAFTPLFLADPHIFVSRKNPLASKERATLDDLAGLPRLTFDQGANNSFYFAEEILSTLSSKQEIRVSDRATIFNLMIGLHGYTISTGIISGQLDPEIVAIPLDVDERIEIGWIGHAAIPLTDQAQRYLRELRAVVAEFGLALLD; encoded by the coding sequence ATGGCCCAGATTTCGAGTGGATTGACCCTGCAGCAGCTCCGCTACTTCATAGAAGTTGCAGCGGAGGGTTCGATCTCGGCGGCTGCAGATCTCCTCTACGTAGCGCAGCCCACCATGTCCGCCTCGATGAAGGATTTGGAGGCCCGGGTAGGCCGGGCGCTCCTGGTCCGCTCCGCCCGCGGAGTCACCCTCACCGAGGACGGAGCGGAGTTCCTCGGCTACGCGAGGCAGGTGGTGGAGCAGTTCGCCCTCCTCGAGCAGCGCTACCTTGGCAGGCCACCGCGGCGACGCCTGCTCGGGGTGTCAACGCAGCACTACTCGTTCGCGGTGGACGCCTTCGTCCGGATGGTCAAGGCCACTGATGTGGCCGAATACGAGTTCTCACTGCGTGAGTCCCGAACCTGGGACATTATCGAGGATGTCCGGACGCTCCGCAGCGAAGTTGGCATCCTCTACCGGAACGATTTCAACCGGAAGGTCATCGACAAGCTGCTCCGGGAATCCGGGCTCGCGTTTACGCCGCTTTTCCTCGCCGATCCGCACATTTTTGTTTCACGAAAAAACCCGCTCGCGTCAAAAGAGCGTGCCACTCTCGATGATCTCGCGGGCTTGCCGCGGCTAACCTTCGATCAAGGTGCGAACAACTCCTTCTACTTCGCCGAGGAAATTCTTTCCACCTTGTCCAGTAAGCAGGAGATCCGGGTCTCTGACCGTGCGACAATCTTCAACCTCATGATCGGGCTCCACGGTTACACGATCTCGACGGGCATCATCAGCGGGCAGCTCGACCCGGAGATCGTCGCCATCCCACTCGACGTTGACGAACGCATCGAGATCGGCTGGATCGGTCACGCCGCGATTCCGCTTACCGACCAAGCGCAGCGCTACCTCAGGGAACTGCGCGCCGTCGTCGCTGAGTTCGGCCTAGCGCTACTCGACTGA